TCGTCTCGCCCAGCGGAAGGACGGGCGATCTGGGCGGCAGCGCCGATACGCTTTCCTGCGGCAAGGCGATCGCCGAATCCCTCTAGGAACGGGTGCGGCATAATATGCCGCGCCCCCCGCCCAAATTGGCGATCCTGCTGCCGGATCGCTCCCGTTTCGGCGCAACCGGCCGAACCGACGGCATAATCTGTCTCCCATGACAGACCTTCAGACTTCCCCTATCACCCGCAGTCATAACCAGGGATTGCTGGAACTGGACCGCCGGCACCTGATCCATCCGGTCACATCGTTCCGGGGCCATGAACGCCACGGCGCCCGCATCCTGCAATCGGGTGAGGGCATGTGGCTTACCGATGTCGACGGGCGGCGGGTGCTAGACGCGTTCGCCGGTCTGTGGTGCGTCAATGTGGGCTACGGGCGGGAGAGCATCGTCGAGGTCGCCGCCGAACAGATGCGGCGGCTGCCTTATGCCACCGGCTACTTCCACTTCGGCAACGAGCCGGCGATCCGCCTGGCCCACGAACTGACCCGGCTCGCCCCGGAAGGACTTGGCCACGTCTACTTCACGCTGGGCGGTTCGGACGCGGTGGACAGCGCGATCCGCTATATCGTCCACTACTTCAATGCCATCGGCAAACCGCAGAAGAAGCATTTCATCGCCCTCGAATGGGGCTACCACGGCTCCAGTTCGAACGGTGCGGGGCTGACCGCGCTGGCCAACTTCCATCGCGGGTTCGATCTGCCCCGCCGCTGGCAGCACCACATCGCATCGCCCTATCCCTACCGCCACCCGGAGGGCCATGACGACGCGGCGGTGATCGCCTCCAGCGTGGCCGCGCTCAAGGCAAAGGTCACCGAACTCGGGGCGGACAACGTGGCGGCATTCTGCTGCGAGCCGATCCAGGGTTCGGGCGGCGTCATCGTGCCGCCCAGGGGCTGGCTCAAGGCCCTGCGGCAGGCTTGCGACGAACTGGGCATCCTGATGCTGGTGGACGAGGTCATCACCGGCTTCGGGCGCACCGGCCCGATGTTCGCCTGCGAGGCGGAAGACGTCTCGCCCGATTTCATGACCCTCGCCAAGGGCCTCACCTCGGGCTACGCGCCGATGGGCGCCGTGCTCATGGCCGATCACATCTATGAAACCATCGCCGACGCCGCGCCCGAAAGCCTGCCGATCGGGCACGGCTTCACTTACTCCGGCCATCCGGTAAGCGCCGCGATCGCGCTGGAGGTGCTGCGGCTGTACCAGGAGGGGGGACTGCTCGAGAACGGCGAACGCACGGGCATTCGTTTCGCACAGCATCTCGAACGCATGCGCGAACATCCGCTGGTGGGCGATACGCGCGGACGCGGCCTGCTAGGCGCCATCGAACTGGTCAGCGACAAGGGCTCCAAGGCCGGGTTCGACACTGCGCTGGACATCGGCGGGCGGCTCTCCGCGCTTACCTGGGAAAAGGGCGTGATCGTGCGCTGCTTCGGAAATGCGGTGATAGGTTTCGCGCCCGCCCTGAGCTGCACGTCGAGCGAGATGGACATGATATTCGATCGCGTGGAAGGTGCTCTCGACGCGCTGCTGGAGATGCCCGACATCCGTGCCGCGACGGGTTGCTGACAAGGAAAAAGACGACATGGCGATAGGCCCCAAACTTGACCGGATCGACCTCAAGATCCTCGCCAAGCTTCAGGAAGCGGGGCGTATCACCAATGTCGAGCTTTCCGATGCTGTCGGCCTGTCTCCCAGCCCTTGCCTCACCCGGGTCAAGCGGTTGGAAACGGCCGGTTACATCACCGGTTACGGCGCGCACATCAATCTCAACAAGCTGGGCGAATTCCTCACCGTCTTCACCGAAGTGACGCTGGGCGAGCACCGGCGCGGGGACTTTTCCCGCTTTGAAACCCGGATCGCCAAGATCGACGAAATCGTCGAATGCCACCTGGTCAGCGGCGGGTACGACTACCTCCTGAAATTCGTCGCGCGCGGCGTCACGCATTACCAGTCGCTCATCGAGGAAATGCTCGAAAACGATTACGGCATCGAAAAGTACTTCAGCTACATCGTCATCAAATCGCCGTTCATCAAGCATCACTTCCCGATCCAGAACCTGTTCGGGGATTGAACCGCCGCGCCGCGCGCCCGCGAAATTGCCGTGGGCCGCGGCAAGGGATGAGGCCGGGCGGCGCGTATGATGTCCTGCAAGCCCGGAAGGCATCGTCCCCCGGGCATGGAACCGGAGCTAACCCATGCGTCTCACTGCACTTGCCGCCGCTGCCGCCGTCATGCTGGCCGCCTTTCCTTCCCTTGCGCTGGCGCATCCCAAGCTGCTGAGCGCCACGCCCGCCGCCAATTCGGCGGTGGCGAAGCCCACCTCGATCACCCTGACCTTCTCCGAAGACCTCGTCGCGCCGCTCTCCGGCATCGACCTGGTGATGACCGGGATGCCGGGCATGGCCGATCACAAACCGATGCCGATCAAGGGGATTGCCGCCAGGGCCAAGGGCAAGACGATGACCATAGCCCTGCCCCGCCCGCTTCCCACCGGAACCTACGAACTGACCTGGCACGCGGTCGCCGCCGACCAGCACCGCATCGAAGGCAGCTACGGCTTCACGGTCCGCTGATCCCATGGAAACGGGCAGCCTCGTTGCCGCGCGCCTTGCCAGCTATGTGCTGCTGCTCGCGGCGGCAGGGCTGCCTTTTCACGCCCTGATCCAGCGCCGCGCCCGCTTCGGCGGAGGCGAACGAGCTGCGCTGATGCTGCTCGCGGCGGGCGCGCTCATCACCTCGCTGTGGTGGGCGCTTGCCAATGTCGCGGCCATGGCGGGCCTCGCGATCGGCGATCTCGATACCGCCACTTTTACCGCCGTGCTTCAGGCAACGCCGCTCGGGCTACTGCTGACCTTGCGCGCCGCCGCCCTGACCGCCTTCCTCGTGCTGCTGGCGCTGCGCCCCGCGCCGCTGCTGCTTGCACCGCTAGCCCTTGCCGCGCTTGCCAGCGCCGCATGGGCAGGTCATGCCGGCGCGGGCGAAGCGCCCTGGGGCGTGCTGCTCCGGGCCAGCGACGTGCTGCATCTGGGCGCCGCCGCGCTGTGGCTGGGCGCGCTATTCGCTTTCCTTACCGCGCCGATGGGCCGAGGCCGGCGAAAGGACACCGCCGTTATCGCCGCACTGTCCGCTTTCGCGCGGACCGGCACCGTGATCGTCGCGATGCTGTTCCTGACCGGACTGGCCAATGCATGGCTTATCGGCGGTGCGGGCGGGCTGCCTTCAGGCTGGTGGCCGCGATTGATCGCGCTGAAATTCGCGCTGTTCCTCGCCATGCTCGCACTCGCCGCCGATAACCGCTGGCGGCTGGTGCCCGCGCTTGAACGCCGCACGCCGGGCGCAGCCCGGCGGCTGCGCCTTTCGCTGATGCTGGAAACGGCCTGCGGGCTCGGGATCGTGGGGGTGGTTGCCCTCGCCGGGCAACTCGACCCCCACGGCGGCTGACAGCCAGTTCCCTCAGGCGCGTGCGGCGATGACGATGATCTCGACCTTGTAGTCGGGCGAGGCCAGACGGGATTCGCCGGTGGCGCGGGCAGGAGCCGGTGCATCGGCGATCCAGTCGTCCCAAACCGCGTTCATTTTCTCGAAATCGGCGATGTCGGCCAGCCAGATGGTTGCCGAGAGCAAGTGGTTCTTGCTGCTGCCGGCCTGCTTCAGCAGAGCTTCGATCTCGGCAAGCGCGGTGCGGGTCTGGGCGGTCACGTCATCGCCGGGCTCGCCGACCTGCCCCGCGAGATAGATCGTATCGCCGTGAATGACAGCCTCGCTCATGCGCGGGCCCTGTTCGATGCGGGTAATGGTCATGCAATCAACTCCTGGCGATTCTGGATGGAAACTCGGGTTCAATAGCGGGAGATGGCGAGGTCGGCAGCCTCGATGGCGGGCGCCCGGCCGCCGATGATGTCGGCGATCACATGGGCGGAACCGCAGGCCATCGTCCAGCCGAGCGTGCCGTGGCCGGTATTGAGGAAGAGGTTGGATATGCCGGTAGGCCCGATCACCGGCGTACTGTCGGGCGTCATAGGGCGCAGGCCGCTCCAGAACGAAGCCTTGGACACATCGCCCGCGCCGGGGAACAGCGACCCCAGCGAATACTCCAGCGTGGTGCGCCGCGCTTGCGGCAGATCCCTGGAGAAGCCCGAGATTTCCGCCATTCCGCCCACGCGGATGCGATCGCCCAGCCGGGTGATCGCCACCTTGTAGCTTTCATCGAGCAGGGTCGATACCGGCGCGAGCGCGGGATCGGACACCGGCACGGTGATCGAATAGCCCTTCACCGGATAGACGGGCAGCCGAATGCCCAGAGGCGCCAGGAGTTGGGGCGAATAGCTGCCCAGCGCCACGAGATAGGCATCGGCAACCAGCTTTCCCGCCGCCGTCACGACATGGTCTATCCGTCCGCCGGATCGGGACAGGCCGGTGATCGCGGTATCGTGGACAAACCGTACGCCCGCGTCGCGCGCCATTCCTGCCAGCGCATTGGTGAACTTGAAGCAGTCCCCGGTCTCGTCGTTCGGCAACCGCAAGCCGCCCACCAGCCGGGCCTCGCTTGCCGCCAGCCCCGGTTCCGCCGCCAGGCATCCTGCCCGGTCGAGCACTTCGAAGGGAACCCCGTCCGCCTCCAGGACCGCGATATCCTTGGCGATCCCGTCCATCTGCTTCTGCTCGCGAAACAGCTGCAACGTCCCCTGGCTGCGTTCGTCGTAGCGGATGCCGGTTTCCCGGCGCAGTTCGATCAGCTGGTCGCGGCTGAATTCCGCGAGGCGGACCATGCGGCTCTTGTTCACGGCGTAGGACCGCGCGTTGCAATTGCCCAGCATCGCCGCCAGCCAGCGGAGCATCGCCATGTCCGGGCGTGGCCGCAGGACGAGCGGCGCATGTTCCATGAACAGCCATCGCAGGGCCTTTGCCGGAATGCCGGGGGCGGCCCAGGGCGAGGCATAGCCCGGCGAAATCTCCCCGGCATTCGCGAAGCTGGTTTCCAGAGCGGGGCCGGGCTGCCGGTCGATGACGACGACCTCGTGCCCAGCCCGCGCCAGATACCATGCAGAGGTGACGCCGATCACGCCGCTTCCCAGTACCGCAACTTTCATCGTGCGACGCTCCGCAGTGCCAGACCGGCCGCCGGGACATAGTCTCTTGCGTAGCGGCGGCTGAGCTGGGTTAGAATCTCGTAGGAAATCGTGCCGGCATCGCGGGCCAGATCGTCGATCGTCTGGTTCGGGCCGAGGATCTCGACCGGCGCGCCGGGGCGAAGGTGGCGCTCCGGCACGTCGGTGACGTCCAGAGTAATGCTGTCCATCGACACCCGGCCCACCATCGGCACCCGAATGCCCGCAACGAAAGCGCTTCCGCGGTTGCCCAGCGTGCGCGGCAATCCGTCGGCATAGCCGACCGGTATCGTCGCGATCCGCGTTTCCCGCAGGGCGCGATGCGTAAGGCCGTAGCCGATCCCCGTTCCCACCGGAACCGTGCGAAGCTGGGCGATCCGCGCCTCCAGCGACACTACCGCGCGCATCGGGTTCGCGCCGCCATGCGGGGCGCCGCCGTAAAGGGCGATCCCGGCACGCACGATGTCGAGGTGGTCCTGCGCAAGGAAAGCCCCGCCGCTATTGTCGAGCGCGCGGGGAAGGCCGGGAAAACCGCTCGCGATGCGCGAGAAACACGCGGCCTGCTCGCCGTTGAAGGGATGGTCCGGTTCGTCGGCGCAGGCGAAGTGGCTCATCAGCATGGCCGGCTTCACACCGCGCAGACGGTCCGGCTCGCCAAGGAGAAGGGCGACCTCCTGCGGCGACATTCCCATCCGCGACATGCCGGTATCGACCTGCAAGGCCCCGCGCAGCCACTGGCCTCGCGCCCGGGCGAGGCTGGACCAGCGGTCGATCTGATCGAGCGAATTGAGCACGGGGATCGCCCCGATCGCGGCGCATTCCGCCTCCGCGCCGGGCTGAAGACCGTTGAGGACGAACAATTCCGCTTCCGGCGGCAGCAAGGGCATGAGCGCTGCCGCCTCGTCGAGCACGGCGACGAAGAACGTCCTGCACCCGGCATCGGCCAATGCATCCACCGCCCGTGCCGCGCCGATGCCATAGGCATCTGCCTTGACCACCGCCGCCACCCGCGCAGGCGCGACCTGCCGCCCGACTATAGCGTAGTTCTCCACCAATGCACCGAGATCGATCCGGAGCACGGCACCTGCCGTAGCCAATGTCGTCATGCAGCCCTCCTTTCCTCGCAGATTATCGACGGTTATACGAAATAGGCTCCCAATCTTGCGTCAACCTTGCGAAGATTGCGATAATTTCGCACGATCATTCGGCAGATTCAGAACGATGTCAGAACCACTCGATTCCATCGACCGCACCATCATCCGCCTGCTGCGGCTCAATGCCCGCCGCCCCAACTCGGAAATCGCCACGGAGGTCGGCCTCTCGGCCTCAGCCTGCCATCGCCGCATCCGGATCCTGGAAGAACGCGGCGTGATCCGGGGCTACACGGTCATCACCGGGAGCGGAGAGGAAGACGAGCGCGGGGTCGATGTCCTCGTGCAGGTCACGCTGGACCGCCAGACCGAGGAATACCTTTCGAAGTTCGAGCACGCAGTGCGCCAGTGTCCGGAAATTCGCGAATGCTTCCTGATGACGGGCGATGTCGACTACTGGCTTCGCGTCCGTACGGACAGCGTGGCCGCCTATGAGACGATCCACGGCGAAATCCTGTCCCGGATGCCGGGTGTAACCCGTATCAGCTCCAGTTTCGCCATGCGCGACGCCTTGCGCCCCAAACGGTCCGGGCGGCGTTAGAGCCACCGTCCAGCGCCTTCGCCGACCGGTGGCGGGAAGCCGACGAACCGTGCGCGCCCCGGCGATCCGTCCGCTCAAGGCCATTGACTCGGCCTTCTCTACCATTAAAGTTGACAATACACGAAGCGAGCTATCGCCTGTCTTGAACACATCGCCTGAACACATCAGTAGAAGGGAGAACGACCATCATGCACAGCGATTTTCACGTCGTCCGCAAGGGCATGGAATGGGCCGTCAGCCTGCACGGGCTGATCCTCGAAGCTTTCGCCAACCAGCGCGATGCCCTCAACCGGGCTGTCGATGCCGCGCACCAGGCCGGGATGAACGGGCACCGGGCACAAGTGCTTCTCGTCGAAGCGCCGTCCGATGCGCGCACCCATTGGGTCTTCGGCCATCATCCCTACCCGCCGACCGCCTGAGGGCGCGGGTTCCCTCCAGTTCGACAGGAGCCTGAAATGCTCAGAAAACTATTCGTCGACCATCCCGAAGCGGTAAACGAGACTTACGGCGAGCATTTCTATGTGGCCGGCCGCTTCGGCCTGCTCATGATCCTCGCCGGGCTCGGCACGATCATTCACGGGTTCATTCCGGGCTTCCATACCCGGACCGGCAGCAACATGATCAGGAAGCTTCACGGCGAGATGACCCGCCGCCAGCCTCGCCAGACCCAGCCCGTTTCCTCGGCACCGTTCGCCATGCAGCTCGAATACGAGATCTGAACTAGGTCATAAACTCATAAACGGCACCATCGAGGCGCCCAAATGGCGAACAGCTCGGGCCGAAGCTGCCGCCGGGCGGGCTGGTTGCCCGTCCAAGGTAGCGTCGGTCCGAGATGGAAGCCATTTGGGCGTCCCTTCGGGATTTGACCAAAATGGCCCATCGCTGCGTCGGGAAGTCTTGAAATATCGACATATTCCGTCGCCTTCCCTCCTGGCGCTGAGCCATTTTGCCTCAAACCTCGATGGTACCGTTTATGAGTTTATGACCTGGGTCGCAAAATCCACCGCCGCGCCCTTCTCAAGGGTGCGGTGCTCGGCGGAATGGCGGCTTGGGGCGATTTCCAGTCCGAGATTGCCGCGCAGCGTATCCGCCGAATAGTCGTCCCTGAAAAGCCCGCGCGCGGCGAGGATCGGCACCACTTCGGCGCGGAAGCGCGCCCAGTCGTCGGGATGCTGGACGAAGACATTGAAACCGTCCGCCGCGCCGCTGGCATGCCAGCGCTCGATCTCGTCGGCGATCGTGACCGGCGATCCCGCCAGCCGCAGCCATGCCGATCCCACGTCCGCCAGCACCTGCCGCAGGGTGCGCCCCTCCCGGCGCGCGGCTTCGAGGTCTTCGTGGAAGCGCCGAATTCCGGCAGCCTCGCCGCCCGAAGCGATTTCCGGGAACGGTGCGTCCAGATCATAGCCGGAAAAGTCATGACCGGCGAACTGCCTTGAAAGCGACGCCAGCTGCGCGCGCAGGTCTCCTGCCGTCTGGCGCGCCTCGAATTTCCGCCGTGCCGCTTCGTCTGTATCGGCGATCGTCACGCTGAGCGCGGGGATGAACAGCAGGCTTTCCGGGGCCCTGCCATATCGCCGGGCACGAGCCCGCACGTCCGTGGCAAGCTCCAGCGCCTCTGCCTGATTGCGCGCGAAGCTGAACACGATATCGGCGACTTGCGCACTCAGTTCGCGGCCCTGCGGCGATGTTCCCGCCTGAACCAGCGGCGGCTGCCCCTGGCGCGAGCGCTGGATGTTGAGCGGGCCGGAAACGCTGAAGAACTCGCCGCGATGGTCTAGCCGGTGCTGCCGCGCCGGATCGAGGAACCGCGCGGCCGTCTTGTCCTGCGCGAAGGCGCCTTCTTCGTAGGATTGCCATAAGCCCTGCACCACCTCCACCGCTTCGGACGCGCGGCGATAGCGGGTTTCGTAGTCGCCATGCCCGGTGCGGCTGAAATTGCCTGCCGTGCCGGGGTCCTGGCTGGTCACGATGTTCCACCCGGCCCGCCCCTTGCTGATGAGGTCGAGCGAGGCGAGCCGCCGGGCGATATCGAAGGGCTCGCTGTAGGTGGTGCTGATGGTCGCCACCAGACCGATCCGCTGCGTCGCCGTGGCGACCGCCGACAGCAGGGTCAGCGGCTCCAGCCGGTTGAGATGATGGTTGGGGAAATCCGGTGTGATGTACTGGCTGTCGACGATGAACACGAAGTCGAACCGGGCGTCTTCCGCCTCCCGCGCCTGCCGGATGTACCAGTCTATATCCACACTGGCATCGAGCGGGACCGCCGGATCGCGCCACAGTTCCTTGCCGGATGCATCGCCGACCCCGATCAGGACGGCTCCGAACTTGAGCTTATCGCGTGCCATCGTCATGCCTTTCACAAGCTGTTGGGAGATAGGCGCAGCGCGCCGCCGGTGCCGGGTTCCGCAAGCTTCGGCGCAGCGGCGATCAGGGCGCGGGTATAGGGATGCGACGGATGCGAGAGCACCTGCCCGGTCGGTCCGGTCTCCACGATCCTGCCGCGGTGGAGCACGGCCACCCGGTGCGCGATGCCAGCCACCGAGCCGAGGTCGTGCGAGATGAATATCTGCGCAATGCCGCGCTCCCGTGCGAGCCGTTCGAGCAGTTGCAGGACGTGGATGCGGTTCACGGCATCGAGCGCGCTGACCGGTTCATCGAGCAGGATCACTTGCGGATCGAGCACGAGCGCCCGCGCGATCACCGCGCGCTGGCGCTGACCGCCTGAAAGGTGGCGCGGCAGGCGGCAGCCCAGTGCGGGATCGAGTCCGGCGGCCTCCAGCGCGGCATTCACCAATCGCGACCGCTCGATGCGGTCGATGCCGCCGCGAATGTCCAGCCCTTCGCCCACCGAACCGGCGATGGTGATATCGGGATCGAGGCTGCGCAGGGGATCCTGGAAGGCATATTGCAGCCGGTTGCTGCGGCGAAACGCCATCAGTTCACGCCCCGCCAGCCGCTCCAGCGGTTCGCCGCCGAGCACAATCGAACCTTCGGCAGGGCGAACGAGGCCAAGGATCGACCGCAGGAGCGTGGTCTTGCCGGAGCCGGTTTCCCCGATCAGCCCGAGGATTTCGCCGCGCGCCAGTTCGAGATCGATCCCGTCCAGCACCGTGCCTTGCCCATAGCCTGCCCGAAGCCCGCTGATCCGCAGGAGCGGCGCGGCCGCTTGCGGCGGTGGCGCGTTCTGCCCGGCTTCCAGCGAGGTGGCATGATGCGTTTCGATCAGGCTGCGGGTATAGGCATGGCGCGGCCGGTCCAGCACCTCCCGCGTGGCGCCCGCCTCGACGATCTCGCCCTCGCGCATGACGATCACCTGATCGCAGGTCTGCGCCACCACGGCGAGATCGTGGGAAACCATGACGAGGGTGAGGTCCTGTTCACGGCGCAAGTCTTCGATCAGGCGCAGGACTTCGGCCTGCACCGTAACGTCGAGGGCGGTGGTCGCCTCGTCGGCGATCAGCAGGCGCGGCCCGGCGCAGACCGCGATGGCGATCAGCACACGCTGCACCATGCCGCCCGACAGTTCGAAGGGATACTGGCGGAATACCGTCTCCGGCTCCGCGAACCCCACACGGGCGAGCAGGGCCAGCGCCCGCTCTTTCGCTTCCCGGCGTGAAAGCGGAAGGACCGCACGCATAGCCTCCACGATCTGGCGGCCCACCGGGATCGACGGGTTGAGGTAGGAACCCGCATCCTGGAACACCGCGCTCAGCTCGGTCCCGCGAAGGGGTTTCCAGTCGCGGCCGCTCAACCGCGAGAGGTCGGTGTCCCGGTAGCGAATAGTGCCGGAGGTCACGGCGGTTCCGGGAGGCAGCACGCCAAGGACGGCCCGGCAGGTGAGCGACTTGCCGCTGCCGGATTCCCCGACGATGCCAAGCGTGCCGCCGCGCGGAATCTCGAAATCCACGCCCCGCACGATCATCCGGCCATCGGCCCCGGCGATGGTCAGGCCGCGTACCGACAACAGCGGCGCGGCAGGCGCAACGGGTGCGCGCGGTCCGAAAGTGACGACGTTGTTCTGCTGGATCATGGCCGTATCTCCGGAATGCGGGGATCGCTGCGACGCATCGCGTCCGCGAGCGCGTTGAGCGACCACACTGTCGCCACGATCAACAGGCCCGGCGCGAAGGGGCCGAAGGGCCGGTCGTAAAGCGTGGTCAGGTCGCTGGCGAGCTCGCCGCCCCAGGTCGGGTCGGGCGGGACCACGCCGATGCCGAGAAAGGTCAGCGAAGCGACGATGGAAAGGCAGGCGCCCGTCATCGAAGCGGTCGTGACCGCCACCACCGGCAGGACTTTAGCGATGACGTGGCGGCGGATGATCCATGCCGTCGAAGCGCCGCCCAGCCGTGCCGCCTCGATATAGTCGCTGTTGGCGACCGATAGCGCGGCGGCGCGGCTCACCCGGTAGAAAGCAGGCGCGATCAGCACGCCCACCGCGAACATGGCCTGGACAAGGCCGTTGCCGAGCATGGCCGTCATCGCGATCGCGAAGACCAGGAACGGCAACATGATGAGCGCATCCACCAGCCTCAGGCTGATCCATTCCGCCCGCCTTCCCAGGAAGACGGACAGCACCCCCGGCACCACGCCGAGCAGAAGACCCACACCCACCGAAAGCACGGCGGCCAGTATCGAAACCGTGGAGCCCGCCAGCAGCCGGCTGAACACGTCGCGCCCCAACGCATCGGTGCCGAGCCAGTAAGCCGGGCCGGGGCCTTGCAGGATCGCTCTGCCGTCCTGCGCGAGCGGATCGTGCGGGGCGATGACGGGGCCAAGCGCCGCGAGAACGACGATCAGCGCAAGGAAAGCCAAGGGCACTGCGGCATTTCGCACAAGTGTCATCCTGTCAGCTCCTACGGCGCGAGGCGGGCTGGAGGACGCCCAGCAGCACGTTGATCAGAAGGTTGCTGGCGAGAACCAGCACGATGGAAACGACGAGCGTTCCCTGCACCACCGGCACATCGCCGCGCAGCGCGGAATCGGCGGCGAGGCGGCCCATGCCGGGCATATTGAAGATCGCCTCGCTCACCACCGCACCGCCGATCAGCATGGGCACGCGCAGCGCCAGTATGGAGAGAGCCGGGCCGGCGCCGTTGCGCAGGACATGGACGAACAGGATGCGCCGGGGCGAAAGCCCGCGAACGACGGCCCCGGTCACGTAATTGTCCGAGAGTGCGGCGACGAGGCCGGTG
The DNA window shown above is from Novosphingobium sp. RL4 and carries:
- a CDS encoding aminotransferase class III-fold pyridoxal phosphate-dependent enzyme, with the translated sequence MTDLQTSPITRSHNQGLLELDRRHLIHPVTSFRGHERHGARILQSGEGMWLTDVDGRRVLDAFAGLWCVNVGYGRESIVEVAAEQMRRLPYATGYFHFGNEPAIRLAHELTRLAPEGLGHVYFTLGGSDAVDSAIRYIVHYFNAIGKPQKKHFIALEWGYHGSSSNGAGLTALANFHRGFDLPRRWQHHIASPYPYRHPEGHDDAAVIASSVAALKAKVTELGADNVAAFCCEPIQGSGGVIVPPRGWLKALRQACDELGILMLVDEVITGFGRTGPMFACEAEDVSPDFMTLAKGLTSGYAPMGAVLMADHIYETIADAAPESLPIGHGFTYSGHPVSAAIALEVLRLYQEGGLLENGERTGIRFAQHLERMREHPLVGDTRGRGLLGAIELVSDKGSKAGFDTALDIGGRLSALTWEKGVIVRCFGNAVIGFAPALSCTSSEMDMIFDRVEGALDALLEMPDIRAATGC
- a CDS encoding Lrp/AsnC family transcriptional regulator, translated to MAIGPKLDRIDLKILAKLQEAGRITNVELSDAVGLSPSPCLTRVKRLETAGYITGYGAHINLNKLGEFLTVFTEVTLGEHRRGDFSRFETRIAKIDEIVECHLVSGGYDYLLKFVARGVTHYQSLIEEMLENDYGIEKYFSYIVIKSPFIKHHFPIQNLFGD
- the copC gene encoding copper homeostasis periplasmic binding protein CopC — protein: MRLTALAAAAAVMLAAFPSLALAHPKLLSATPAANSAVAKPTSITLTFSEDLVAPLSGIDLVMTGMPGMADHKPMPIKGIAARAKGKTMTIALPRPLPTGTYELTWHAVAADQHRIEGSYGFTVR
- a CDS encoding CopD family protein; this encodes METGSLVAARLASYVLLLAAAGLPFHALIQRRARFGGGERAALMLLAAGALITSLWWALANVAAMAGLAIGDLDTATFTAVLQATPLGLLLTLRAAALTAFLVLLALRPAPLLLAPLALAALASAAWAGHAGAGEAPWGVLLRASDVLHLGAAALWLGALFAFLTAPMGRGRRKDTAVIAALSAFARTGTVIVAMLFLTGLANAWLIGGAGGLPSGWWPRLIALKFALFLAMLALAADNRWRLVPALERRTPGAARRLRLSLMLETACGLGIVGVVALAGQLDPHGG
- a CDS encoding RidA family protein; translation: MTITRIEQGPRMSEAVIHGDTIYLAGQVGEPGDDVTAQTRTALAEIEALLKQAGSSKNHLLSATIWLADIADFEKMNAVWDDWIADAPAPARATGESRLASPDYKVEIIVIAARA
- a CDS encoding D-amino acid dehydrogenase, with amino-acid sequence MKVAVLGSGVIGVTSAWYLARAGHEVVVIDRQPGPALETSFANAGEISPGYASPWAAPGIPAKALRWLFMEHAPLVLRPRPDMAMLRWLAAMLGNCNARSYAVNKSRMVRLAEFSRDQLIELRRETGIRYDERSQGTLQLFREQKQMDGIAKDIAVLEADGVPFEVLDRAGCLAAEPGLAASEARLVGGLRLPNDETGDCFKFTNALAGMARDAGVRFVHDTAITGLSRSGGRIDHVVTAAGKLVADAYLVALGSYSPQLLAPLGIRLPVYPVKGYSITVPVSDPALAPVSTLLDESYKVAITRLGDRIRVGGMAEISGFSRDLPQARRTTLEYSLGSLFPGAGDVSKASFWSGLRPMTPDSTPVIGPTGISNLFLNTGHGTLGWTMACGSAHVIADIIGGRAPAIEAADLAISRY
- the alr gene encoding alanine racemase produces the protein MTTLATAGAVLRIDLGALVENYAIVGRQVAPARVAAVVKADAYGIGAARAVDALADAGCRTFFVAVLDEAAALMPLLPPEAELFVLNGLQPGAEAECAAIGAIPVLNSLDQIDRWSSLARARGQWLRGALQVDTGMSRMGMSPQEVALLLGEPDRLRGVKPAMLMSHFACADEPDHPFNGEQAACFSRIASGFPGLPRALDNSGGAFLAQDHLDIVRAGIALYGGAPHGGANPMRAVVSLEARIAQLRTVPVGTGIGYGLTHRALRETRIATIPVGYADGLPRTLGNRGSAFVAGIRVPMVGRVSMDSITLDVTDVPERHLRPGAPVEILGPNQTIDDLARDAGTISYEILTQLSRRYARDYVPAAGLALRSVAR
- a CDS encoding Lrp/AsnC family transcriptional regulator; translated protein: MSEPLDSIDRTIIRLLRLNARRPNSEIATEVGLSASACHRRIRILEERGVIRGYTVITGSGEEDERGVDVLVQVTLDRQTEEYLSKFEHAVRQCPEIRECFLMTGDVDYWLRVRTDSVAAYETIHGEILSRMPGVTRISSSFAMRDALRPKRSGRR
- a CDS encoding DUF6356 family protein, encoding MLRKLFVDHPEAVNETYGEHFYVAGRFGLLMILAGLGTIIHGFIPGFHTRTGSNMIRKLHGEMTRRQPRQTQPVSSAPFAMQLEYEI
- a CDS encoding NtaA/DmoA family FMN-dependent monooxygenase (This protein belongs to a clade of FMN-dependent monooxygenases, within a broader family of flavin-dependent oxidoreductases, the luciferase-like monooxygenase (LMM) family, some of whose members use coenzyme F420 rather than FMN.), translating into MARDKLKFGAVLIGVGDASGKELWRDPAVPLDASVDIDWYIRQAREAEDARFDFVFIVDSQYITPDFPNHHLNRLEPLTLLSAVATATQRIGLVATISTTYSEPFDIARRLASLDLISKGRAGWNIVTSQDPGTAGNFSRTGHGDYETRYRRASEAVEVVQGLWQSYEEGAFAQDKTAARFLDPARQHRLDHRGEFFSVSGPLNIQRSRQGQPPLVQAGTSPQGRELSAQVADIVFSFARNQAEALELATDVRARARRYGRAPESLLFIPALSVTIADTDEAARRKFEARQTAGDLRAQLASLSRQFAGHDFSGYDLDAPFPEIASGGEAAGIRRFHEDLEAARREGRTLRQVLADVGSAWLRLAGSPVTIADEIERWHASGAADGFNVFVQHPDDWARFRAEVVPILAARGLFRDDYSADTLRGNLGLEIAPSRHSAEHRTLEKGAAVDFATQVINS